A stretch of the Malus sylvestris chromosome 10, drMalSylv7.2, whole genome shotgun sequence genome encodes the following:
- the LOC126584172 gene encoding uncharacterized protein LOC126584172 has translation MSSGWKILSHSFSTWRDALTQASSNVRSGANYADEQLQAQAWYGAKIKSRNKSFTWWECWNIVKDCPKFKVVPVGPEVCMNSIPLHSTFVHSTPPHSTPDHGSHVDEEDGEEVPETPIPEQASGSTRYPIRPLGKKASKRKGSASKNDYGKYMQELARQGELTLARELAKYEADKARDEVKAAAIQQAFQAEQRERELLRQERELLREERIAQRDRDIMNTRLEGMSPNSKYFWQSEKADVVQRRRAREARSRQNVPSTTRQDDPSTTYWLSGEE, from the exons atgtccagtggttggaaaatacttagccattcctttagtacgtggagagatgccttgacacaagctagtagtaatgttcgaagtggggcaaattatgcggatgag caacttcaagcacaagcatggtatggtgccaaaatcaaatcaagaaacaaatcattcacctggtgggaatgttggaatattgttaaagattgtcctaaattcaaagttgtgcctgttggtccagaagtatgcATGAACAGCATCCCTCTACACAGCACCTTTGTACACAGCACCCCTCCacactctacacccgatcatggctcccatgttgatgaagaagatggagaagaagtgcctgaaacgcccattcctgaacaagcgtcagggtcgacccgttatccaattaggcctctaggtaagaaggcttcaaagaggaaagggagtgcttccaagaatgattatggaaagtacatgcaagaacttgctcgtcaaggtgaattgacgttggcgcgggaattggcgaaatatgaggctgacaaggctagagatgaggtaaaagctgcagctattcaacaagcatttcaagctgaacagagggaaagagagctacttaggcaagaaagggagttgcttagagaagaaagaattgcacaacgagatcgtgacattatgaacacgcgtttagaagggatgtctccaaattctaaatatttttggcagtcggagaaagcggatgtggtgcaaaggaggcgtgcaagagaagcgagatcaAGACAAAATGTtcctagcacaacaagacaagatgatcctagcaccacatattGGTTAAGTGGTGAggaatag